The DNA sequence CATTTGCCCGACTTTTTTAGGTGGTGGCTTAAAACTTCGTGTAATGGATGGTTTAAAGTGGGGTTTGCCTGTTATTTCCCATTCGGTGTCTGCTAGAGGATATGAGTTATTTGAAGAACACGGATGTTTAATTTCATATCGTGATTTAGATGGCTTTAAGAGAGCCTTAGATACTTTGAAAAAAAATTATCTTGAAAAAGAAATGATTGTTAACATCTATCAAGAGTTCTTTACTTTAGAGTCAGGAATTAAAAGAGTGAAGCTATTTTTAAATCTGTTCCGTTGAAAAAAAATGAAAAAGTGGTAAAACAATTCATATAGGCGAGGATTGCTTGTTTTCTAATCAAATAGAATTTCGTGTTGGGGACTCTCACAGCATTCTTGATGCAACTTCTAGAATGAGAATTAACCCTTCTATGGACATTAATGTGGGTAAACATGTGTGGATTGGTCACGACGTAAAGGTTTTAAAAGGCGCTAATGTTGGAAATAATTCAATCGTTGCGACAGGGGCTATTGTAACAAAAAATGATTATCCGAGTAATGTAATTATCGGTGGTGTAGGTAAAATTTTGAAGGAAAATATAGATTGGTGCCCTCAAAGGATTTAGGTTGTATGAAAAAGAAACTTTTGATATTTCACCCGTATTTAACGACGTATCGAATTGATTTGTATAATCGATTTGTTTGCGATTATGAGGTTCGTGTTGTTCTTACAGGGCATCCGAATGAAATTTCAGGTTTAGGGTTTGATGTTGAGAATGTAAATAATCAAGCCAAATTTGATTATAAGTATTATAATAATGGTCTTTTTTTTGGGCGTCAACAGATAACTTCTGTATATTTTAAAGTGATAAAAGAATTTAAGCCTGATATTGTGCTGTGTCATGAATATGGCTTTAATACACTTGCAGCAATAATGCTTAAATCTCTTTATAAGTATAAGCTTTTTTTGACATGTGATGATAGTTATCAGATGGCTTGTTCTTATGGGATAAAAAGAAAATTATTAAGAAATTTTGTTGTGAAAAATGCTGATGGTATTCTTGTAGTAAGTTCACAAACTAAGAATTTCTTGGAAAAAAATTATTTAAACCCTAAATGTAAATTTATTTATTTTCCGATAATTCAAGATGATGCTCTTTTATCCGATAAAATTATCAATTCAAAGAGTATTGCTAAAAATTATGCAGAAAAATATTATTTAGATGGAAAGAAAATCCTCCTTTATGTTGGACGATTTGCGTTGGAAAAAAATATTTCGTTGCTTTTAGAATCTTATAGTAGAATAAAAACTCC is a window from the Fibrobacter sp. UWB4 genome containing:
- a CDS encoding glycosyltransferase family 4 protein, which produces MKKKLLIFHPYLTTYRIDLYNRFVCDYEVRVVLTGHPNEISGLGFDVENVNNQAKFDYKYYNNGLFFGRQQITSVYFKVIKEFKPDIVLCHEYGFNTLAAIMLKSLYKYKLFLTCDDSYQMACSYGIKRKLLRNFVVKNADGILVVSSQTKNFLEKNYLNPKCKFIYFPIIQDDALLSDKIINSKSIAKNYAEKYYLDGKKILLYVGRFALEKNISLLLESYSRIKTPDDILVLVGNGNQRGVITNLIENLELGKNVILTGSLYAENLYAWYYLCDVFVLPSKKEAFGAVVNEALVAGCFSVVSNSAGASCLINDGQNGYVFESENIVDLSDKLQMALKREKKSVCASIMSRCFDSFYKDLLNAFEGNLFE